A genomic stretch from Xiphophorus maculatus strain JP 163 A chromosome 14, X_maculatus-5.0-male, whole genome shotgun sequence includes:
- the LOC111611192 gene encoding uncharacterized protein LOC111611192: MGLIIACLCYMSRDKMALGSWRFLDDAGCILAWPSELTGQLKAITTVKVYLVNTTQFHVYFMETPPRSSRLSKHQLVSVIRVLRSATCQIGTHVVLQQMKVKNEKLQCSITPELLRRCLAKSHSWIPKLLECLSQKRHDVGLRHLLYGFVALYLTFGHRAGVMTNLTTEEVREAARGSSCASPGVVLNVKNHKTARAFGCAQVFLTHEEFGWIQRWMEIHARLRPCCNLVFFNTNDQPVSNITTFARNTWAAMLLPGRPSITDVRTAVATMSRNTQSSEVRMQMSRVMCHDTCTADRFYALQLDVNQMAEMRQRFDQSRGNAGETSQ; the protein is encoded by the exons ATGGGTCTTATTATTGCATGCCTCTGCTACATGAGCCGTGATAAAATGGCCTTGGGGTCCTGGCGCTTCTTGGATGACGCCGGATGCATATTAGCCTGGCCCAGTGAACTCACCGGGCAGCTGAAGGCAATCACTACCGTTAAGGTTTACCTGGTAAATACAACTCAGTTCCATGTCTACTTCATGGAGACGCCTCCAAGAAGCTCCAGGCTGTCAAAGCATCAGCTCGTGTCCGTGATCCGAGTTCTCAGGTCGGCTACGTGCCAAATCGGAACTCATGTGGTACTGCAGCAAATGAAGGTTAAAAATGAGAAGCTGCAGTGTTCCATAACCCCTGAACTTCTTCGCAGATGCCTCGCCAAATCTCACAGCTGGATCCCCAAGCTCTTGGAGTGCTTATCGCAAAAGAGGCATGACGTCGGCCTGAGACATTTGCTCTACGGCTTCGTTGCCCTCTACCTTACCTTCGGCCATCGCGCAGGCGTCATGACCAATCTTACCACCGAGGAGGTCCGAGAGGCGGCGAGGGGGTCCAGCTGTGCCTCTCCGGGGGTTGTGCTTAAC GTAAAGAACCACAAGACAGCCCGGGCATTCGGCTGTGCCCAGGTCTTTCTCACGCATGAGGAATTCGGGTGGATCCAGCGCTGGATGGAGATCCACGCTCGGCTACGCCCCTGTTGTAACCTGGTGTTCTTCAACACCAATGACCAGCCCGTCAGCAACATCACGACATTCGCAAGGAACACGTGGGCAGCAATGCTGCTGCCAGGCAGACCCTCCATTACCGACGTTAGAACCGCAGTGGCAACGATG TCCAGAAACACCCAATCCAGTGAGGTCCGGATGCAGATGTCCCGGGTCATGTGTCACGACACTTGCACGGCCGACCGATTTTATGCCCTGCAGCTGGATGTCAACCAGATGGCGGAGATGAGGCAAAGGTTTGACCAGTCCAGGGGAAATGCTGGAGAAACGTCACAATAA
- the LOC111611186 gene encoding uncharacterized protein LOC111611186: MEEEIQELKKLVASLRADNEQLRQGQASLSAQPSTSSALPNAPPTPSLPVAERLIFVPRDRKCPIFRGRTGIGLSEWMEEAKVCMRARHLSVVDQAFFLFDHLEGEARNEIKYRSSAEREDPARIFEILEELYGCSESYVALQEAFFSRRQQEGESLQEFSLTLMGLMEKVKQRAPAGMLNSETLLRDQFVEQVLDSSLRRELKQLVRMRPDSTLLEVRAAAIQWEREGVPHSGRSRSQSVPSVYGVQYGVRGGPQVASLTSATEMSQIREMLKRQQEHLQQLSESISQLQNFRRPNQPRFTGPVICRRCNQPGHFARECDGVRAPHRTQCQPDSAAQSRSASMAEN; the protein is encoded by the coding sequence ATGGAAGAAGAAATTCAGGAACTTAAAAAGCTGGTAGCAAGCTTAAGAGCCGACAATGAGCAGTTGCGACAAGGACAGGCTAGCTTAAGTGCTCAGCCGTCCACTTCTTCAGCTTTGCCTAATGCCCCTCCTACGCCTAGTCTCCCTGTAGCAGAGAGACTGATTTTTGTACCTAGAGATAGGAAATGTCCCATCTTCCGCGGGAGGACGGGTATAGGTTTGAGTGAGTGGATGGAGGAAGCGAAGGTGTGTATGAGAGCACGACATTTGTCTGTGGTTGACCAAGCGTTTTTCCTATTTGATCACCTGGAGGGAGAGGctagaaatgaaataaagtatCGCTCTAGTGCAGAGAGAGAGGACCCTGCTAGAATATTTGAGATCCTAGAGGAATTGTATGGTTGTTCAGAGTCCTATGTTGCTCTTCAAGAGGCCTTCTTCTCTAGAAGACAACAAGAGGGAGAGAGTCTTCAGGAGTTCTCCCTTACATTAATGGGCCTTATGGAGAAGGTAAAGCAGCGTGCACCTGCTGGTATGCTGAATTCTGAGACGCTGCTAAGAGATCAGTTTGTTGAACAGGTGTTAGACAGTTCCCTGCGTCGTGAGCTGAAGCAGCTGGTACGCATGAGGCCGGACAGCACTTTGCTTGAGGTTAGGGCTGCAGCAATCCAGTGGGAACGCGAAGGGGTACCTCATAGTGGGAGGAGCCGTAGCCAGTCGGTTCCCTCAGTTTATGGTGTCCAGTATGGGGTTCGTGGTGGTCCTCAGGTAGCTTCTTTAACATCAGCAACGGAAATGAGCCAGATAAGAGAAATGCTAAAGCGTCAGCAAGAGCACCTCCAGCAGCTTAGTGAGAGCATTTCTCAGTTGCAGAATTTCCGCCGTCCTAACCAGCCACGCTTTACTGGTCCAGTGATCTGTAGGCGGTGTAACCAGCCTGGTCATTTTGCACGAGAGTGTGATGGGGTGCGTGCCCCCCATCGAACCCAATGCCAGCCAGATTCAGCTGCTCAGTCCCGTTCTGCTTCCATGGCGGAAAACTAG
- the LOC111611206 gene encoding myelin-oligodendrocyte glycoprotein-like has product MRCFLVLFWLISLLPVSDQGEYHLVGPEEPIEAQVGSNVVLPCLVKPPVNLRDGTVEWMFDSSKTVHLFRNEGDDRESQDKSYKDRTYLNHAMLELGDISLKLSNITKNDEGIYSCLVQRLPDLSEERHVTLIVVDGKENENPEGHSGGPEPGVIVGLVVAALIILAFIIYCAVRRHRGEQIFPCWNNKSQKEQRRNYGDHRGNGNQGDGAEERPLQDLEQPNQNVRIIHHDLKSLHFCHY; this is encoded by the exons ATGAGATGTTTTCTGGTTCTCTTCTGGCTGATCAGTTTACTTCCCGTCTCAGATCAAG GAGAATATCATCTTGTTGGTCCTGAAGAGCCAATAGAGGCACAAGTGGGATCCAACGTTGTTCTACCATGTCTTGTGAAGCCCCCAGTTAACCTGAGAGACGGTACAGTCGAGTGGATGTTCGACTCCAGTAAAACTGTTCACTTGTTTCGCAATGAAGGTGATGACAGAGAATCTCAAGACAAAAGTTACAAAGATCGAACTTATCTCAACCATGCAATGCTTGAACTTGGTGACATTTCTCTCAAGTTGTCCAACATAACTAAGAACGATGAAGGGATTTACAGCTGCTTGGTTCAGCGTCTGCCTGATCTCTCAGAAGAGAGACATGTTACTCTGATTGTTG ttgatggaaaagaaaatgaaaaccctGAAGGACATTCTGGAG GACCTGAACCTGGAGTTATTGTTGGTCTTGTTGTTGCAGCACTCATCATCCTCGCCTTCATCATATACTGTGCTGTACGTCGCCACAGAGGTGAACAAA TTTTTCCATGCTGGAACAACAAGTCTCAAAAGGAACAAAGGAGAAATTATGGAG aTCACAGAGGAAATGGTAACCAAGGAGATGGAGCTGAAGAAAGACCTTTACAGGACCTGGAACAACCAAACCAAAATGTGCGAATCATCCATCATGATCTGAAATCTCtccatttttgtcattattaa